One genomic segment of Kiritimatiella glycovorans includes these proteins:
- the ffh gene encoding signal recognition particle protein — protein sequence MLESLSSSLQNVFRSLRGYGKLNEKNVKDALREVRMALLEADVHFRVAKDFTKQVRDRCLGQDVLESVTPGQQIVKRVHEEMTELFGGAHTDFNLEDRPAGVMLLGLHGSGKTTTAGKLAHYWMSSGKSVVLAACDIRRPAAVEQLSTLAKQEGAACVAPREGDTVPDVAARARREASEQQADIVIYDTGGRFQIDEDLVHELEEIREAVQPADTVLVLDAAIGQESVEVARRFHEAVGLTGLILTKLDGDARGGAALSVHSMTGCPILMTGTGERPEDLEPFYPERMASRILGMGDVVSLVEKAQQNIDEDDARRMQEKLAKNTFDLQDFHDQMQQMKKMGPMENILKMLPGAGELPEQVKSQLGGAGDNMKRQEAIIRSMTPKERHKPSIINASRRRRIARGSGVRMSEVNELLKNFDRTRKMTRQMKKMRKRLPGIPNFPT from the coding sequence ATGCTCGAATCGCTGTCATCTTCCCTGCAGAACGTCTTCCGCAGCCTGCGCGGTTACGGGAAACTGAACGAGAAGAACGTGAAGGACGCCCTTCGCGAGGTGCGCATGGCGCTGCTCGAGGCGGACGTCCATTTCAGGGTGGCCAAGGACTTTACGAAGCAGGTCCGCGACCGCTGTCTCGGGCAGGATGTGCTCGAGAGCGTGACGCCCGGCCAGCAGATCGTGAAGCGCGTGCACGAGGAGATGACCGAACTCTTCGGCGGGGCGCATACCGACTTCAATCTTGAAGACCGCCCGGCGGGCGTAATGCTGCTGGGCCTCCACGGCTCGGGAAAGACCACCACGGCCGGCAAACTCGCGCACTACTGGATGAGCAGCGGAAAATCGGTGGTGCTCGCCGCCTGCGATATCCGCAGACCCGCCGCCGTGGAACAGCTCTCCACACTGGCGAAGCAGGAGGGCGCGGCCTGCGTCGCGCCGCGCGAGGGAGATACCGTGCCGGACGTCGCGGCGCGCGCCCGCAGGGAGGCCTCGGAACAGCAGGCCGATATCGTGATCTACGACACCGGCGGGCGGTTTCAGATCGATGAAGACCTCGTACACGAACTCGAGGAGATCCGGGAGGCGGTGCAGCCCGCCGACACGGTTCTCGTGCTCGACGCCGCGATCGGACAGGAATCGGTCGAAGTGGCCCGCAGATTCCACGAGGCCGTGGGGCTGACGGGGCTCATTCTTACCAAGCTGGACGGCGACGCGCGCGGCGGCGCGGCGCTTTCGGTCCATTCGATGACCGGGTGTCCGATCCTGATGACCGGTACGGGCGAGCGCCCGGAAGACCTCGAACCGTTCTACCCGGAACGCATGGCCTCGCGCATCCTCGGCATGGGCGACGTGGTTTCGCTGGTGGAGAAGGCCCAGCAGAACATCGACGAGGACGACGCGCGGCGCATGCAGGAGAAGCTGGCGAAAAACACCTTCGACCTGCAGGACTTCCACGACCAGATGCAGCAGATGAAGAAGATGGGGCCGATGGAGAACATCCTCAAGATGCTTCCGGGGGCGGGCGAACTGCCGGAACAGGTCAAGAGTCAGCTCGGCGGCGCGGGCGACAACATGAAACGCCAGGAAGCGATCATTCGCTCCATGACCCCGAAAGAGCGGCACAAGCCCTCGATCATCAACGCCTCCCGCCGTCGCCGGATCGCGCGCGGCAGCGGCGTTCGGATGAGCGAGGTCAACGAGCTGTTGAAGAACTTCGACCGCACCCGTAAAATGACCAGACAGATGAAAAAGATGCGAAAAAGATTGCCCGGAATCCCGAACTTCCCTACATAA
- the rplS gene encoding 50S ribosomal protein L19 translates to MNILQKIDSEQIKTDGRPEFSVGDRVAVHVRVSEGGKERIQVFTGDVIARKGSGATETFTVRRRSYGEGVERTFPLHSPSVARIEIKRRGKVRRAKLYYMRELSGKKARIRERR, encoded by the coding sequence ATGAATATTCTACAGAAAATCGACAGCGAACAGATTAAGACGGACGGACGGCCCGAGTTTTCCGTGGGTGACCGCGTCGCCGTACATGTTCGCGTCAGCGAGGGCGGCAAGGAACGCATCCAGGTGTTCACCGGCGATGTCATTGCACGCAAGGGTTCCGGGGCCACGGAGACGTTCACCGTCCGGCGCCGCTCTTACGGAGAGGGCGTGGAACGTACGTTTCCCCTGCACAGTCCCTCGGTCGCCAGAATAGAAATCAAACGCCGGGGCAAGGTACGCCGCGCGAAGCTCTACTATATGCGCGAACTCTCCGGTAAGAAAGCCCGCATCCGCGAACGCCGCTGA
- a CDS encoding ribonuclease HII — MPSFYDLIQFEREAWTAGYGRVAGIDEAGRGPLAGPVVAAAVCFTPAFLCNHSRPVLEGLTDSKALSEGRRNDFYATLRAMKAASIGVGSATPEEIDTMNILRATHLAMARAVLDLRPPGDFALVDGNEVRGLAVPSRSIVKGDRLSLSISAASVIAKVTRDRMMTELDAQYPGYGFAAHKGYGTAAHLEALARLGPSPCHRRSFRPVSERQLGFEPGD, encoded by the coding sequence ATGCCCTCGTTCTACGATCTGATTCAGTTCGAACGGGAGGCATGGACCGCAGGCTACGGGCGCGTGGCCGGAATCGACGAAGCCGGCCGCGGGCCGCTGGCGGGACCCGTCGTCGCGGCGGCGGTGTGTTTTACCCCCGCGTTTCTGTGCAACCATTCCCGTCCCGTCCTCGAGGGCCTGACCGATTCCAAGGCCCTGTCGGAAGGCCGCCGCAACGATTTCTACGCCACCCTGCGGGCGATGAAGGCCGCATCCATCGGCGTCGGATCCGCCACGCCGGAGGAAATCGACACGATGAATATCCTCCGCGCAACCCATCTCGCGATGGCGCGCGCGGTCCTCGACCTGCGGCCGCCGGGTGATTTCGCACTGGTGGACGGAAACGAGGTCCGCGGACTGGCCGTTCCCTCCCGGTCCATTGTCAAAGGGGACCGCCTCAGCCTCTCGATCTCCGCCGCCAGCGTGATCGCCAAGGTCACCCGCGACCGCATGATGACGGAGCTGGACGCGCAGTATCCGGGATACGGGTTTGCGGCGCACAAGGGCTACGGGACGGCGGCGCACCTTGAAGCCCTCGCACGGCTCGGGCCCTCGCCCTGCCACCGGAGATCGTTCCGGCCGGTCAGCGAACGACAGCTCGGATTCGAACCGGGGGATTAA
- the rpsP gene encoding 30S ribosomal protein S16, giving the protein MAVKIRLRRMGTNKKPFYRLVATDSRYYTKGRFLEVLGWYDPKREDGGCELKLNRVDYWLEQGAEASETAKSLIRKARKTQAAPSADEAPAVAEEAAPAGDAAPAETAGDGDAADEPDKDDT; this is encoded by the coding sequence ATGGCGGTAAAAATCAGACTTCGCAGGATGGGCACCAACAAGAAGCCCTTCTATCGCCTCGTGGCGACGGATTCCCGGTACTATACGAAAGGCCGGTTTCTCGAAGTGCTCGGCTGGTACGATCCCAAGCGGGAGGACGGAGGCTGCGAGCTCAAACTGAACCGTGTCGATTACTGGCTCGAACAGGGCGCGGAGGCGTCGGAGACGGCCAAAAGCCTGATCCGTAAGGCCAGGAAGACGCAGGCAGCCCCGTCCGCGGACGAGGCGCCGGCTGTGGCGGAGGAAGCCGCGCCGGCCGGTGACGCCGCGCCGGCCGAAACCGCCGGGGATGGCGACGCGGCGGACGAACCCGATAAGGACGACACCTGA
- a CDS encoding YraN family protein yields the protein MFARREPEHLRTGRWGERRAAKWLRRRGYRICGRRVRAGRRGELDIVARDGETLVFVEVKTRRSRGPARPAASVNRRKRRTLRRAALSYLKRMRPPPRYFRFDVIEVIGPRGTRRPEIRHIRGALSLRNDQKTWW from the coding sequence GTGTTCGCGCGCCGCGAACCGGAGCATCTTCGCACCGGTCGCTGGGGCGAGCGTCGCGCGGCGAAATGGCTGCGCCGGCGCGGATACCGGATATGCGGGCGGCGCGTGCGCGCCGGACGGCGCGGCGAACTCGATATCGTCGCCCGCGACGGCGAGACGCTGGTGTTCGTCGAGGTCAAAACCCGACGTTCCCGCGGCCCGGCCCGGCCGGCCGCCTCCGTGAACCGGCGCAAGCGGCGCACGCTGCGCCGCGCCGCACTCTCCTACCTGAAACGAATGCGGCCCCCTCCCCGGTATTTTCGCTTCGACGTGATAGAGGTCATCGGCCCCCGCGGCACTCGGAGGCCCGAGATAAGACACATCCGCGGCGCCCTGTCGCTTCGGAACGATCAGAAGACCTGGTGGTGA
- a CDS encoding KH domain-containing protein, protein MKDLIENLARALVDHPDDVSLTEIDGEKTVIYELRCNKEDIGKLIGRNGKTVGAMRTLLSTLAAKKGRRVMLEVVE, encoded by the coding sequence ATGAAGGACCTTATCGAGAACCTTGCGCGGGCGCTGGTCGACCACCCCGACGATGTCTCGCTGACGGAGATCGACGGCGAGAAGACCGTGATCTACGAACTCCGCTGTAACAAGGAAGACATCGGCAAACTTATCGGGCGCAACGGAAAAACCGTCGGGGCGATGCGCACGCTCCTGAGCACGCTGGCGGCCAAAAAAGGACGCCGCGTGATGCTTGAAGTGGTCGAGTAA
- a CDS encoding NUDIX hydrolase: MNEQTRSLRTVYEGRILNLEVHDVELPGGRTAVREVVRHGPAAAVLTRVPDGRFLFVRQYRKAVEQIMLEIPAGNCEPGESPSAAVERELHEETGYRARTARRLGAMYPSCGYSSERIELFYAEAEREDGGAPDEDETIEPVLLTLDEVRAAVRKGGLTDAKSLAAWGIWITDGGA; this comes from the coding sequence ATGAATGAACAAACCCGATCGCTACGCACGGTCTACGAGGGCCGCATCCTGAATCTCGAGGTACACGACGTCGAGCTGCCCGGCGGCCGGACGGCGGTGCGGGAGGTCGTCCGGCACGGCCCCGCGGCCGCCGTCCTCACGCGGGTTCCGGACGGACGCTTTCTGTTTGTACGCCAGTACCGCAAAGCGGTGGAGCAGATCATGCTCGAAATCCCCGCGGGCAACTGCGAACCCGGCGAATCCCCGTCCGCGGCCGTGGAGCGCGAGCTGCACGAAGAGACCGGATACCGGGCCCGAACCGCGCGTCGTCTCGGTGCGATGTATCCCTCGTGCGGATACAGCAGCGAGCGGATCGAGCTTTTCTATGCCGAGGCGGAGCGGGAGGACGGAGGCGCGCCGGACGAGGATGAGACCATCGAGCCGGTCCTGCTGACCCTGGACGAGGTGCGGGCTGCCGTGCGCAAGGGCGGGCTCACCGACGCCAAATCCCTGGCCGCGTGGGGCATCTGGATCACGGACGGCGGCGCGTAG
- a CDS encoding glutamine amidotransferase translates to MIDWRPHLDPLLCGVVLLAVALAAWMLYLRIKAGPRGSAPFALFLPKVLAAAFLVLALLEPVIQRERREEGSDRVLVLVDRSGSMRVADGEMSRYGRARSTAERLRAMLPADIGLELQSFDTGIHEDLPDPAGPDEDAGTDLGACLLELGKRDLSDCAALLLITDGGDTVIEDPALPPVPLSVLGVGSVTGRWNDVRIEAFRLPGTVEEGTGFEATVDVTASSGSLSFARRLGRVTLRLERRTPDGSWEAVKRRSIDLGERSVRERFRLEAGDGGVHRYRAVLPEVEGEISALNNAREGALEVRTRSSQVLYFTRRLGTAYKMVRGELGRDPGIAFTGMFRTIGERFTVVGEDVDETGALEKGFPESVEALRRYDTVILGAFPADEWSPAQIEALRAYVEQGGTAVFLAGTESYGARGYPGTPLEDLLPWRIAAGDAEMLTGAFPVTVPPQTRSHPAVRGLADALAETSATVESLSPAGTLKPGAEALLYASTGEGRIPLVAWQAFGRGKVLAFQSNTFWKWSRRNEALREAYGTFWRQTARWLAGAEESGTRFSYRWDREHYAPGDRAQLEIRSLGASSSGRVEFSAVLERDGELEQVSVREVEGVEDTWRAGLRFRRRGHYLFTLTANENGRTVETYEKRLPVFPKVGEGARLELDEAFLRRLAQQGGGAYGHESRQDEFLQKFARGMWRRTVTIEEPLMESRYAVGAFLLVLVIEWIIRRRRNLF, encoded by the coding sequence ATGATCGACTGGCGCCCCCATCTCGACCCCCTGCTGTGCGGCGTGGTGCTGCTCGCCGTGGCGCTGGCGGCGTGGATGCTCTACCTCCGCATCAAGGCCGGACCGCGCGGGAGCGCCCCCTTCGCGCTGTTCCTGCCCAAGGTGCTCGCCGCCGCTTTTCTCGTGCTCGCGCTGCTGGAACCGGTGATCCAGCGCGAGCGCCGCGAGGAGGGAAGCGACCGCGTGCTCGTGCTGGTCGACCGGTCCGGTTCGATGCGGGTGGCCGACGGCGAGATGTCGCGCTACGGGCGCGCGCGCTCCACCGCGGAACGCCTCCGCGCCATGCTGCCCGCAGACATCGGACTGGAACTGCAGAGCTTCGATACGGGTATCCATGAAGACCTGCCCGATCCCGCCGGCCCGGACGAAGACGCCGGAACCGACCTCGGCGCATGCCTGCTCGAACTCGGCAAACGCGATCTCTCCGACTGCGCGGCCCTGCTGCTGATCACCGACGGCGGCGATACCGTGATCGAGGATCCCGCGCTGCCGCCGGTTCCGCTCTCCGTGCTCGGGGTCGGTTCGGTGACCGGCCGCTGGAACGACGTGCGCATCGAAGCCTTCCGCCTGCCCGGCACCGTCGAAGAGGGCACCGGGTTCGAAGCGACCGTCGATGTGACCGCCTCCAGCGGCTCGCTGTCCTTCGCCCGCCGCCTCGGCCGCGTCACCCTGCGTCTCGAGCGCCGGACGCCCGACGGGTCGTGGGAAGCCGTGAAGAGACGCAGCATCGACCTCGGCGAACGAAGCGTTCGCGAGCGATTCCGTCTCGAGGCCGGAGACGGCGGCGTCCACCGCTACCGGGCCGTGCTGCCGGAGGTCGAGGGCGAGATCTCCGCGCTGAACAACGCCCGCGAAGGCGCACTCGAAGTGCGCACGCGGTCTTCGCAGGTGCTGTACTTCACGCGCCGGCTCGGAACGGCCTACAAGATGGTCCGCGGGGAACTCGGCCGCGATCCCGGGATCGCGTTCACCGGGATGTTCCGCACCATCGGCGAGCGCTTCACGGTCGTCGGCGAGGACGTCGACGAGACCGGCGCGCTGGAGAAAGGCTTCCCGGAATCCGTCGAGGCCCTGCGCCGTTACGACACCGTGATCCTCGGCGCCTTCCCGGCGGACGAGTGGAGTCCGGCTCAGATCGAGGCCTTGCGCGCCTATGTCGAACAGGGCGGCACGGCCGTGTTTCTGGCCGGAACGGAATCGTACGGCGCGCGCGGCTACCCCGGCACCCCGCTCGAGGACCTGCTGCCCTGGCGGATCGCCGCGGGCGATGCGGAAATGCTCACCGGCGCGTTTCCGGTCACCGTTCCGCCGCAGACCCGCTCGCATCCGGCCGTGCGGGGGCTCGCCGACGCGCTTGCGGAAACTTCGGCGACGGTCGAAAGCCTCAGTCCGGCCGGCACGCTCAAACCCGGCGCCGAGGCACTCCTGTACGCGTCGACCGGCGAAGGCCGGATCCCGCTGGTCGCGTGGCAGGCCTTCGGGCGGGGCAAGGTGCTCGCCTTTCAGTCCAACACCTTCTGGAAGTGGTCGCGGAGGAACGAGGCACTCCGCGAGGCCTACGGGACCTTCTGGCGACAGACGGCACGCTGGCTCGCGGGCGCGGAGGAGAGCGGCACGCGTTTTTCGTATCGGTGGGACCGTGAGCACTACGCACCCGGTGACCGCGCGCAGCTCGAAATCCGCTCGCTCGGCGCATCGTCGTCCGGCCGCGTCGAGTTCAGCGCCGTACTTGAGCGCGACGGTGAACTCGAACAGGTCTCCGTCCGGGAGGTCGAAGGGGTGGAGGATACGTGGCGGGCCGGCCTGCGTTTCCGCCGGCGCGGCCATTATCTCTTCACCTTGACCGCGAATGAAAACGGGCGCACCGTGGAGACGTACGAAAAGCGGCTGCCCGTGTTCCCGAAGGTCGGCGAGGGTGCGCGGCTGGAACTCGACGAGGCCTTTCTCCGGCGGCTCGCGCAGCAGGGCGGCGGGGCGTACGGACACGAGTCGCGGCAGGATGAATTCCTGCAGAAATTCGCCCGCGGGATGTGGCGCAGGACCGTGACGATCGAGGAACCGCTCATGGAGAGCCGCTATGCGGTCGGCGCCTTTCTACTGGTGCTGGTGATCGAATGGATCATCCGGCGCAGAAGAAACCTGTTCTGA
- the trmD gene encoding tRNA (guanosine(37)-N1)-methyltransferase TrmD — protein sequence MNIDIITIFPDMVGAILGESIMKRAAESGQVNFRVVNLRDFTHDTHRTTDDRPYGGGPGMVMKPEPIFEAVESLRGDNTTVILTTPQGERFSQPAAGELTGHSHLVFICGHYEGVDERVREALVDREFSIGDYVLTNGVLPAAVIADAVVRLIPGVLGGEGATDEESFGEGLLEYPHYTRPPEFRGMKVPEVLSSGDHGRIARWRREQAEARTRERRPDLWERYDRLRRDGRE from the coding sequence ATGAATATCGATATCATCACGATTTTCCCGGATATGGTGGGCGCCATCCTCGGCGAGAGCATCATGAAGCGCGCGGCCGAATCGGGGCAGGTGAATTTCCGGGTGGTCAACCTGCGCGACTTCACCCACGACACGCACCGCACGACGGACGACCGTCCCTACGGCGGCGGGCCGGGCATGGTCATGAAACCGGAACCGATCTTCGAGGCGGTGGAGTCGCTGCGCGGCGACAATACCACCGTGATCCTGACCACCCCCCAGGGCGAGCGGTTCTCGCAGCCCGCCGCGGGAGAGCTGACCGGACATTCACACCTGGTCTTTATCTGCGGTCACTACGAAGGCGTGGACGAGCGCGTGCGCGAGGCGCTGGTGGACCGGGAGTTCTCGATCGGCGACTACGTGCTCACGAACGGCGTGCTTCCGGCCGCCGTCATCGCCGATGCCGTGGTGCGCCTGATCCCGGGGGTGCTGGGCGGGGAGGGCGCCACCGACGAGGAATCGTTCGGGGAGGGCCTGCTCGAATATCCTCACTACACCCGCCCCCCCGAATTCCGCGGCATGAAGGTGCCCGAAGTTCTCAGCTCGGGCGACCACGGCCGCATCGCGCGCTGGCGGCGTGAACAAGCGGAAGCGCGCACGCGCGAGCGGCGTCCCGACCTGTGGGAACGGTATGATCGGCTCCGCCGCGACGGACGGGAATGA
- a CDS encoding DUF4175 family protein, which translates to MSDPGTHPDRLVRRAARRIFWAAVLVRSAGWAALVLGVWLALLWADHLLGLPAGLRLPLALAGFIVPLVLLARLFRGLRPHGREHTAVALERVFGIPDNVLINTLQFENRAMDEQERAFAKRTIRDCRRRMPSLRLAQLWDGARLRRRGGLGALLLACWAAYLALYPRQALNAATRYVRPMADRPPAGAAMIDVRPSGTVTVPEGEPLEITARLTGGRLRSAPVAVWSEGTERVPPERDAGEQVMLTASADATHTFTHTFSSVTRPFSFRVFAGRTWSPAVLVRVRRRSRITESWTGISPPGYTGRDPYRIPGPPAPITALPGSGIRVGLRCDPPAREVSWMAGGETNAMQRDEGEWTIETGMRGGGLYRIEARQEGTERAIVLAEGEFVPESDRRPRAAFDTSDRNRLLAPGAELELPVRAEDDYGLRSVSVTVRDAENGDATATVKDWTYIGPPGREGEVREVMAVTLDPGRFEFGRAYIFEARARDWNPAGEETVSKPVVVRVQSPDDYRIDPDDPLAPAFEKLRDTLAAQKKSLALTRNLRLHLDEAVEKDNLDEHRAAVRGPQQAARSSGAEALELFVEQEKEGEAYALRLGPLVNGEMAWVLEALDEPPGSGIAAAGTWSARIEDRQQYILAELIALLGKLADRDLVRSEEGPEDGVLAPMALDDAARDLKNDLDDFLDAQERIIDQTRTLADRGPEDLTDEEEEILGALAREEAEWAEFFHEKLTDFSKLPEQDFADSSLSQELVEIYHEVKLAAAELYEKKIELAVPTEQAGAEQAEELVHNLEKWLQDTPDYMKWVMEDVPEMPDIPLAELPAELEDIVGELFDTQESMTEDIEDISSAWAGSIDKGAGWTAMDGPISSMGAKGITGSLLPNSSEIGGRSGEGRTGRSHGQMVEETAVGKGGRKTPTRLTPSPFEQGSVDDQSTEDPGGATGGGKVAGYGSEGLRGPAPDTMPDKLPRLISKQTRIRQEAEALALKLRRYNLPSGDLESSIRAMRAVEDAAQRGRGLALRQAHTRALDSLRGAERSLNTETGLQREQTHLPEWMREEILSGYRETLPRGYETLIAEYFRVLAGGTRADEPGAE; encoded by the coding sequence ATGAGTGATCCCGGCACGCATCCCGATCGTCTGGTGCGCCGCGCCGCCCGGCGCATCTTCTGGGCCGCGGTGCTCGTCCGCTCCGCGGGCTGGGCGGCGCTCGTGCTGGGCGTCTGGTTGGCGCTTCTCTGGGCGGACCACCTGCTCGGGCTTCCGGCCGGGCTGCGGCTTCCGCTCGCCCTGGCCGGATTCATCGTACCGCTGGTCCTGCTGGCGCGCCTGTTCCGCGGCCTGCGCCCCCACGGGCGCGAACACACCGCCGTCGCCCTCGAGCGGGTCTTCGGCATCCCGGACAATGTGCTGATCAATACGCTTCAGTTCGAAAACCGCGCGATGGACGAACAGGAGCGCGCCTTCGCAAAGCGCACGATCCGGGACTGCAGGCGGCGGATGCCGTCGTTGCGCCTGGCGCAGCTCTGGGACGGCGCCCGCCTCCGGCGCCGCGGCGGGCTGGGGGCGCTGCTGCTCGCCTGCTGGGCGGCCTACCTGGCCCTCTATCCGCGGCAGGCGCTCAACGCCGCCACGCGCTATGTGCGGCCCATGGCCGACCGTCCCCCGGCGGGGGCCGCGATGATCGACGTGCGCCCTTCCGGAACGGTGACCGTGCCCGAGGGCGAACCGCTGGAGATCACCGCCCGGCTGACCGGCGGTCGCCTGCGCTCCGCGCCCGTCGCGGTCTGGAGCGAGGGCACGGAACGCGTGCCCCCGGAACGGGACGCCGGCGAACAGGTCATGCTGACCGCGTCTGCCGACGCAACCCACACCTTCACCCATACCTTCTCCTCCGTGACGCGGCCGTTTTCATTCCGCGTCTTCGCCGGACGCACCTGGTCGCCCGCCGTACTCGTCCGCGTCCGCCGCCGCTCGCGGATCACGGAGTCGTGGACCGGTATCTCGCCGCCCGGATACACCGGCCGCGACCCGTACCGCATCCCCGGGCCGCCTGCGCCGATCACCGCCCTGCCCGGCTCCGGAATCCGCGTCGGCCTGCGCTGCGATCCCCCCGCGCGGGAGGTATCCTGGATGGCCGGCGGCGAAACCAACGCCATGCAGCGGGACGAAGGCGAATGGACGATCGAAACCGGCATGCGCGGCGGGGGGCTCTACCGCATCGAGGCCCGGCAGGAAGGGACGGAGCGCGCGATCGTGCTCGCCGAAGGCGAATTCGTACCGGAGAGCGACCGCCGGCCGCGGGCCGCGTTCGATACCTCCGACCGCAACCGGCTGCTCGCTCCCGGGGCGGAGCTGGAACTGCCCGTGCGGGCGGAGGATGACTACGGGCTGCGCTCGGTCTCGGTCACGGTACGCGACGCTGAAAACGGGGATGCGACGGCGACGGTGAAGGACTGGACCTATATCGGGCCGCCGGGGCGCGAGGGCGAGGTGCGCGAGGTGATGGCGGTTACCCTCGATCCCGGCCGGTTTGAATTCGGCCGCGCCTATATCTTCGAGGCCCGTGCGCGGGACTGGAATCCCGCGGGAGAGGAGACCGTATCCAAACCCGTGGTCGTACGGGTCCAATCGCCGGACGACTACCGGATCGACCCGGACGATCCGCTGGCGCCGGCATTCGAAAAGCTGCGCGACACGCTGGCCGCGCAGAAGAAATCACTGGCGCTGACCCGCAACCTGCGGCTGCATCTGGACGAAGCGGTCGAAAAGGACAACCTCGACGAGCATCGCGCGGCCGTGCGCGGACCGCAGCAGGCGGCGCGGAGTTCGGGGGCGGAAGCGCTGGAACTCTTCGTCGAACAGGAAAAAGAGGGCGAAGCCTATGCGCTCAGGCTCGGTCCGCTCGTCAACGGCGAGATGGCCTGGGTGCTGGAGGCGCTGGACGAACCGCCCGGATCGGGGATAGCGGCCGCCGGAACCTGGTCGGCGCGGATCGAAGACCGCCAGCAGTATATCCTCGCCGAACTGATCGCCCTGCTCGGTAAACTCGCCGACCGCGACCTCGTCCGGTCGGAAGAAGGTCCCGAAGACGGGGTTCTCGCGCCGATGGCGCTCGATGACGCCGCGCGCGACCTGAAGAACGACCTGGACGATTTTCTCGACGCCCAGGAACGGATCATCGATCAGACCCGCACTCTAGCCGACCGCGGCCCGGAAGACCTGACGGATGAAGAGGAGGAGATCCTCGGCGCGCTCGCGCGCGAGGAGGCCGAATGGGCGGAATTCTTCCATGAGAAGCTCACCGATTTCAGCAAGCTTCCCGAGCAGGACTTCGCCGACAGCTCACTCTCGCAGGAACTGGTCGAGATCTATCACGAGGTCAAACTCGCCGCGGCCGAGCTGTACGAGAAGAAGATCGAGCTGGCCGTGCCGACCGAGCAGGCCGGCGCGGAGCAGGCCGAGGAACTGGTCCACAACCTGGAGAAGTGGCTCCAGGATACCCCCGATTACATGAAATGGGTCATGGAGGACGTGCCGGAGATGCCGGACATCCCGCTCGCCGAACTGCCCGCCGAACTCGAGGATATCGTCGGCGAGCTGTTCGATACCCAGGAATCGATGACCGAAGACATCGAGGACATCTCCAGCGCGTGGGCGGGGTCGATCGACAAGGGCGCGGGCTGGACGGCCATGGACGGCCCGATCTCCAGCATGGGCGCGAAGGGGATTACCGGCAGCCTCCTCCCGAACTCCAGCGAGATCGGCGGGCGCTCGGGGGAAGGACGCACCGGGCGCAGTCACGGCCAGATGGTCGAGGAGACCGCCGTCGGCAAGGGCGGACGCAAAACGCCCACGCGCCTGACGCCGAGTCCGTTCGAGCAGGGGAGCGTGGACGACCAGTCGACCGAGGACCCCGGCGGCGCGACGGGCGGCGGGAAAGTCGCCGGCTACGGCTCCGAAGGTCTGCGGGGGCCGGCGCCGGACACCATGCCCGACAAGCTTCCGCGCCTGATTTCCAAACAGACGCGGATCCGGCAGGAGGCGGAGGCGCTCGCGCTCAAGCTGCGGCGGTATAACCTGCCCTCCGGCGACCTGGAATCGTCGATCCGCGCCATGCGCGCGGTGGAAGACGCCGCGCAGCGCGGCCGGGGGCTGGCGCTGAGGCAGGCGCACACGCGCGCGCTGGACTCCCTGCGCGGCGCAGAACGATCGCTGAACACCGAGACCGGGCTTCAGCGCGAACAGACACATCTTCCCGAATGGATGCGCGAGGAGATCCTCTCCGGTTATCGGGAGACGCTTCCGCGCGGTTACGAGACGCTGATCGCGGAGTATTTCCGCGTACTTGCCGGGGGAACGCGGGCGGACGAACCCGGCGCGGAATGA